TGGGGTGGAGACACGCACTTCTTCTCCCGTCCGCATCGTACGCGACAAGGAGACGTTGCAACATGTGACTGTCCGCGGACTATTCCCTTGCGGGGAGGGCGCAGGCTACGCCGGAGGAATCGTTTCTGCCGGAGTGGACGGCGAGCGATGTGCGGAAGCGGCAGCACAGTATATCAACCGTTGATCATGACACACAGAGTTATGAATACATCACCCGAAATAGCCATTATAGAACCGAATACCCTCACCTGTCTCGGTCTGAAAGGAATCCTCGAAGAGATGATTCCAATGGCAACGATACGTATCTTCCGGCGTTTCAATGAGCTAATGGACGATACTCCGGATATGTATGCCCATTACTTCATCTCCGCACAGGTCTACGTGGAGCACAATGCCTTCTTCCTTCCGCGAAAACGCAAAACGATTGTGCTGGCAAGCGACAGTCCGCAGTTTCAGCTAAGCGGCGTGCCCGTGCTCAACATTTACGAAGGAGAAGAAGAATTGGTGAAGAGTATCCTAAAACTTCACCAACACGCCCACCACGGCGGCTATCCGATGAAGGACATGCCACCCGTGCCTGCGCAGCAACCTTGTCAGGAACTGCTGTCCGCACGCGAGATTGAAGTGCTCGTGCTCCTCTCCAAAGGACTGATTAATAAAGAGATTGCAGACAAACTGAACATCAGTCTGACCACTGTCATCACTCACCGGAAGAATATCACTGAGAAATTGGGCATCAAGTCCGTCTCAGGACTGACTATCTATGCCGTGATGAACGGATATATCGAGGTAGACCGCATCTGACGGCGACAAGAAATGCACACAGGCCGCCGCCACACAGATTCGTTTAATTGCCCCATGCTATGGCGCTGTATGTCATATCGGTAGCAGTATGGACAGGTGCTTGCCATTCGCCTTGGTTCCAGTCATAATCGGCAACCGTATATGTGCCGTCCTTTTCGGACAATACGGTAAATGTGCCGGGGCGCTCAAAGTTGTGCGACACAGAGATTACCTTACCCCGCAAAACGGCAAACGGCTCTTGCGTCCACCACTCGCTTTGGGGGACGTCCAACAAGTAAAAACGGCTGCCGCCTTTATCGGCAGAATCCGAAACCACATACCCTACCTTCGTGGCAAAAGTATCCCCGCTTTCTGTTGCCGGAAGGCGCACGCTGAAATAAAACGGGATAAGCGCATCGGCCTCTACAGTTTCCTGTACATGAAATCTTGAGGGACTGTAAAGCACAGGCGCCCATTTTCCCTCACCGATTTTTGCCGACAATAGAATAAGCAACCGTTGGTCTTGCGCAAACACTCCGGGATAGTCGCCAAACTGCTCCGCACTCAATCCTTCAGGCAGCGGAGATGCACTACCCATAACAGAACCGGAACCGACATTCATCCGGGTCGGAACGGCATAGTTGCTTTGTTCCAAATCAGCGGAGATATTATCAAGGTAGTAGGAACCCTTTTGATTTCTCACAAAAGCAGAAACCATACTATGTTTTCCGGTAACCAATGCCAATGTACCATAACCAGTGGTATACAACGGCCTCCATTCACCGGTACAGAAATCGAGGAAGAAGGGTTGCTGTATGCCGTGCGCTTTCGAAAGTCCGCACAATCCATAGGTATATACGCAGTTGGCGATGGAATGGAAATCCGGCCGTGTGCTGATGTCCCATACATTTGCTGATGCATTCGCTGTGCCATCCGCCCCTATCCTGTCAATCGTGTGCCGTTGGCTGTCGAGTGCATAGAGCCGGAAATCTTTGGGTGTCTGCCCGTCTGACAGCAATATCTTGCCCATCAACATTCTGTCGCCTTCTCTACGCAAGAATATATCGACACGGGAAGGCGGCATGCGGTAAGGCATACGCACGTCTATCCCATCCGGACGGCTCTCTGCAATCTCGGCAGCGACAGGACCTCGAAATCCTTCGGGAAACATCTGCTCACCGGTGTCCCAACGGAAGTCGTACTCCACACAGTCGTTTGCCTGAAAGCCATTGCCGTAAATATGTACGATATCGCCCGGCCGGAGCGTTTGCCCGGCTTCCGTCACTCCGTAGTCGGTCACTAATTGTATTTGTGATGAATCGTCATCGTTGCCACATGCACTAAAAAGCCCGCAAAGAGAGAGGGTCAGGAGAATGGAGGAAAGAATAGATTTCATAGTTAATTTTATTTAGTGAATTAGTGAATAAGAATAATGGGTTGTAAATATAAGATAACCATGCAGTAAAGTATACGGTAGACGATTGCTTTTTATAAATTATTCACAAAGAATAGCCGGTCCTAATGGAATGAATGTGTCAAGCAGAATCAATGAATGCGTCAAACAGAATCGGAAACAAAAATCGGATGTGACGGAATAGAGCATACAACCGAAATCCTAATAAATGAGGATTGCCCGTTTCTCTTATTTGCCGTTACTTTGCATCCGGTAAATGAACAACAAATGAAGACAAAAAAGATTATGATTGCCCTCATGCTCCTGACAGCGGGGACAGCATGGGCGGAGAATTTCCCAAAAGACTCACTAAAAATAGTAGACATCGAAGAAGTGGTAGTGATTGCCACCCCGAAAGAGAACCGTAAATTGCGTGATCTGCCGATGGCAGCCACTGTTTTATCGCAAGAGAACATGCGTGCCAATCAGGTGAACTCTGTGAAAAAACTGACAGGCATCGTCCCCAATCTGTTTATCCCCGATTATGGTTCCAAACTGACCACTTCCATTTATATCCGCGGAATCGGCTCACGCATCAACACCCCGTCCGTAGGACTTTATGTAGACAATATCCCTTATATTGATAAATCTGCATTCGATTTTAACTATGCTGATATTGAACGTATCGACGTGCTTCGCGGGCCTCAAGCCACTCTCTACGGACGTAACACGATGGGCGGGCTTATCAAAGTGCATACCAAATCCCCCTTCACCTATCAGGGAACCGACATACGCATGGGAGCGGCAACCTACAATGACTACAACATATCGTTGACCCACTATCACCGCCTGTCCGACCGTTTCGCATTCTCTACCGGTGGCTTTTACGAACACACGGGCGGTTTCTTTGAGAATTCGGCACGCGACAATGAGAAGGTAGACAAAAGCAATGCCGGAGGCGGACGTTTCCGGGGTATCTATCTGCCGACATCCAATCTGAAAATAGGTCTGGCACTTAGTTATGAATATAGCGATCAGGGTGGTTATCCTTATTATTACACCGGGATTACCCCCAGTGCGATAGCTAAAGCGAAAGAAAAGGGTAAAGAAATGACAGAAGACCGGGCAGATTATATCGGTAAGATTTCGTATAATGACCGTAGCAGTTACCGCCGTGGGTTACTCAACACGGGTGTTAATATCGAATATCAAGCTCAAAATTTTATATTAAGTGCTGTCACAGGGTATCAAAACTTGAACGACCGCATGTTTCTCGATCAGGATTTCACAGAAAAAGCAATCTATACACTGGAACAAAAACAGAAGTCTAACACTATTTCTGAAGAAATTGTATTCAAATCGAAGGCAAATAAAAGATACCAATGGGCAACAGGAGTTTTCGGTTTATATCAAACATTGAATACAAAAGGTCCTGTGACATTTTGGGAAGACGGGGTTAAAAATGTTATTGAAGGAAATGTAAACAACATTTTTGATGGCATGAAGCCTTCGGCTCCCAAATTACACTTGGCTGTCAACAACCCTACATTATTGGTAGGCGGAGACTTCAGTACTCCTATTTGGAATGCGGGAGTTTTCCATCAATCGACATTGAATGACCTCTTTGTAAAAGGATTGTCTTTTACTATCGGCTTACGTTTGGATTACGAAAAGATGAGTATGAAGTATACTTCTGTGAGCGACCCCACCGATTTCAACTTCAGCATGAAAATGATGGCTCCTCCCCCAATGCCATCTATGTCGTTAGAAGCTAAAAATCTGCTCGCAAATGCTGGTTATGACGGGAAAATATCAGACGATTATGTTCAGCTTCTCCCCAAATTCGCATTACAATATGAATGGGGAAAAAGAAACAATGTGTATGCAACCGTATCAAAAGGTTATCGTTCTGGCGGCTACAACGTACAAATGTTTTCTGACCTTATCAGTGGAGATTTAAAAAACTCAATGATAGATGCCATAAAAGAGAGTGACGAGTTCTCCAAATTTGCTGCTATGATTGACCAATATGTAGAGAAAGATGAAGTTCCTGAAGTAAAAGAAGCCACTCGCTATAAACCTGAATATTCATGGAACTATGAAGTAGGAAGCCATCTCACTCTTTGGGAAGGTAAACTTTGGGCAGACCTTTCCGCTTTCTACATGGATATGCATGACCAACAAATCTCTCAGTTCGCTGCAAGCGGTTTAGGACGTACAACCCTTAATGCCGGAAAAAGTCGCAGCTATGGTGCAGAAGCCTCTCTCCGTGCCAACCTGACTAATAAACTAAGCCTGAACGTAAGCTACGGATATACTTATGCTACCTTTACAGACTACGTTGAATATGAAAAGGATAAAGAGGGAAAACTTACTATAAAAGATGACTATAACGGCAAATACGTCCCTTTCGTTCCCAAACACACCTTGAATATCGGTGGGGAATATGCCATCACTTGCAGCCCACGCTCCATATTCGACCGTGTAGTATTCCAAGCTAATTATAACGCTGCCGGACGCATCTACTGGACAGAACAGAATGACGTAAGCCAATCTTTCTACGGAACATTGAACTGGAGAACGAATCTCGAAATCGGAGATGCCATGATTAGTTTTTGGGCACGCAATTTCTTGAATAAGGACTACGCAGCTTTCTATTTTGAAACAATGAATAAAGGATTCATGCAGAAAGGACGTCCGATGCAGTTCGGGATAGACCTCCGATGCCGGTTCTAAAATCCCTCAGCCCTCCACGAACATCATAGATGTGACTGCTGTTCATCGATTTCACCTGATTCTTGAAACACCGATAAATAAGGTGATAACGGGTGAAAGCAAGGTATAAACAAAGGTGAAACCGTTCAATATCGGTTTCACCTTATTTCTCAAAATATCCCTTGAGCTAAAACAAATATCATTATAGCTAATCCCGATATGCTTATAGCTAATCGGAATATGCTTATAGCAAATTCACTGTCAGGTATTAATAGATAAACTGTCAGATATTAACAGTCTGGCCGTCAAGTATTAACTATCTGATGACAATATATTAATAGTTGAGTTACAGCATATATAGATTCAACACGTTGGACATATATAGCCAATACGTTGGAGCTATATACCGGCCACATTGGATCTATATGCCCAACAACCGATATAAACAACTCCAATAGATGAAAGCGATAACAAGGGGCTTCACCTTATTTCACCCCACGCTTTCACCCGTGACCTTCTTATTTACAAGGATTTCAGTTATAAGGTGAAATCGGTGGAACTTACGAATCAAAAGTTGATAGTACTTATACAAATCAGTAGGGAAAAACAAATTCTCATTCATTCCCGTACAACCATAGTCCGTATTTTCTGATAAGCAATACGCTCCGTACCATCCTTTACATAGATGATACCGCAACGCTGAAACCCATGCTTCTCCAAGATATGCTGCATGACCTTATTATCCCGATGTGTATCCACCCGGACATTCGGCATCCGTTGAAAACACCAGTCCAGACAAGCTGCCGCCACCCCTTTCCTTGTGCCGTTCGTTGCCAACCGGTGCACTACCCCATAAGGTTCGTCATTCAACCATGCTCCCTCATAAATATGCTGATAAGTAGGGTCATCACCCAATATAAAACAAAAAGTACCTGATATCACTCCTTGTTCATCCGCACAGACAAAGCTATGCCCCTCTTCAATCTCCTGACGAATCAATACTTCAGAAGGATAACCGTCAATCCATTGAGTAGTATTTCCGGTTGCACGCATAAAGGCACGGGCATAGTCATAAATCTCCATCACTAAAGGGAGATCTTTTATTTCGGTAGATCTGATTTCCATCATTTGAAAAGTTATTCAAGAATAAAACAGATAATAAAATTACTCATTGATAGCTCCACAATGGGGGCATACACCTTTTTGCTTCAACTTTTCCCCACAACGCCCACAACGATACTTATACCCAATGTTCCGATGGACTTTCTTCGCAAAAACCAGCATAAAAAAGGCAAGGAACAGATAACCGATATAAATGTGTGTCATCAGGATAAAGAAGAAATAGCAGAAAATACAACAAGACATCAACCCCAACAAATAAAAAATTGCCGCTGCAGGAGTCAACTGACGGAACAAATCATCAAGCACCGCCAATGCGACAATTAAAAACAGCCAGATACTCAGCAAAAAGACTGAAAGAATGAAAGGAACTTTAAAAGGCGACAAGGTAGGATTGAAATAGAAATGTTCCCATGTTTCCGGTGTAAAAACCTGTATGGACTCATAAATCGTTGCACTGAAAGCCATCAACAAACAGAGGAACAACGGATAAACACTGTCAATATCATTAAAATACACCATCTGCAGCTGTTTCCGACGGAAAGCACGAAGCAGCCAAACACCGACAAACAACGCGAATATAACCACAAAATAGGAAGCGTGCGTATCACTAAACAAATGAATGGCCTGCGAGATACTATCCGTAGGAACAAAAGACCGCTTCAGTTCCACCTCACGTATCCACCCCTGTTCGTCCTGTGTATGTGCCAGCTTCACCCAAATACTATCCACACTATCGGCAGGGTGCACGGCAAATTCGGCTACCACCACGCGGTCACCCCGGTAGAGATTGATATACGTATCCTTGATAGGCAGGCACTCCAACGAGATGGAATCCGCCGTTAATTCCAGGTTCGTGTTCCAGGTATAATGCCGTTCATAAAGGTAATTCAGAGAGTCCTTCGTTTTCTGCGACATCCCTTCAGAGGAAAGATTGGGACGAGTATAATGACAAGACGAGAAGAAAAACAGCAGAACCACCACAAAGGGTACGAAAGAGACAAAGGAAAACAGATTCTCCCACCAACCATCCAACAAGCCGGTTTCGGGGAAATACCCTGATACTCTGTGTCCTCCGCATCCTCTGCGATGAATTATTCTCATTGTTCCGCTTTTACTTTCATTTGACAATGCTTGCAATCAAATTCCAGACGGAAACGTTTGCCATCATTTGACACCAGATAATAAGGTTCTTTATAAGGTGAGCGCACCCGCTGATGAATGGGACACCATCCCATGCTATAACGCAAACAATGTTTGCAGAACATCAATACCGCATCTTCTACCGCCGCTTTCTCGTAAGCCATGGCGACACGCTGTACGCCATGCTCTTCATAGAAAGACACCGCACGGCTGTTCATCACATTCCCCAAATAGGTCAATGCCGTTTGCGGAAAAGCATGATCGGTCTGTTTCCACATTGCCAATTCCTGACGATAGTTTATCCGACGGGCAGCTATCAGCTTATCTGTTGCCTGCCGACGGAAGTCCGCCAACACGGAAACAGGCAGAAACCAGTTTTTTGCAAACGATATTTTTATCTCTTTCGCTTCGAAAGGTGTATTCCCCAATTTGGCAAGCTGTGTTTTCAGATTCTCCGTCTGTGGCGTACGTGCCAATTCCTTTTCGCGGGAAAGGCTCAGCGTGACGCTGTTGTCATCTTCATCGGTCAACGTCAGCGAGAAGCCGAACTCATTATCGGCAAACAATATGCTTACAGCAATCTTCCTTTCAGCCGACTTCCGTGAAAGCACTCGCTCAAATTCCTGATCAAAATTACGATATAATGTGGTACGAGGCTTGATGCGAGGCATTTCCTGTGGATATAGTTTGTTGCTGTCCACCCGGTTGATGCGGAATCCCTGTAAACGTCCCTGTTCGTCGATATAGCAAACGCCGTCACCGTTATTAAAGGATTTCAGCCCGGCAACTGTCAGATAATTGCCGCGAATCTCCTTCACAGTCCCCATCTCCTCGCCCAACGACTTGGGAGTGTTGAAAGAGAAAATCTCTTTGTCACGTCCATGCAGGAAATAATGTGTGAATCCGCGACTGAAACTCTTATCCAGTTGCGGCTTAAACTCGAAATTGCACGTACCCGAAGAAGCCCTTACATATTCCGGACGACGGGCAAAGATGGCATCCAGCTTCTGACGATAAGCAGCCGTTACATTCTTCACGTAAGAAACGTCTTTCAGTCGCCCTTCTATCTTGAACGAGGAAGCTCCGGCATCCAGCAATTGCTCCAGTTCGTCACTTTGATTCATATCTTTCAGGGAAAGCAGATGTTTGTCTTTAACAATCACTTTCCCGTCCACGTCTACCAGACTAAAAGGCAACCGGCAGAATTGCGCACATTCACCCCGGTTGGCACTGCGACCGAAACAGGCTTGGCTGACGTAGCACTGCCCGCTATAGCTGACACAAAGTGCCCCATGTACGAATACCTCTAAAGGCACTTCCGGACAATTTTCGTGTATCTTCTTTATTTCACGCAACGATAGTTCCCGCGCCAGGACTACTTGCCGGAAACCCGCCTCCCAAAGGAATTTTACTTTTTCCGGTGTACGGTTGTCCATTTGTGTACTGGCATGAAGCGGTATCGGAGGAAGATTCAACTTCGTGATCCCCATATCCTGCACAATCAGCGCGTCCACGCCAATCCGATAAAGTGCATGAATCATCTCCTCCGTCTCTTTCAACTCTTCTTCTTTCAGAATCGTATTGACCGTGACATAAATACGTGCATGATACAAATGGGCATGCTGCACCAATGCTTCAATATCTTCCAATGAGTTCACAGCCGCCGCACGTGCGCCAAACTTGGGAGCACCGATATATACGGCATCCGCCCCATGATTGATTGCTTCAATACCACATTCCAGTTTTTTTGCCGGAGCGAGAAGTTCTATTTTACGCTGCTTTATCATTGAATATCGTTGATGTTGTAAGGTGTTTCCTGATAAACGAAGTAATTCAACCAATTGGAGAACAACAAATTGGCATGAGCACGCCAACGTACCAACGGGCCTTTTTCAGGATCATTGTCTATATAATAATTGCGGGGCATCTCTATCGGCAAGCCTTTATTGAGATCGCGACGGTATTCCGTGTCCAGCGTCAGCGGAGAATATTCGGAGTGTCCCGTGACAAAGAATTCACGACCGCCCCGTGCCATTGCCATATAGACACCGGCATCTTCCGATTCGGAAAGCAACGTCAATTCCGGAACTTTCAGAATGTCTTCCCTGCGCACTTCCGTATGACGGCTATGCGGCACATAGAAACAATCATCAAAACCACGGAAGATGGAGTGGAAAGGTTCCAATACCCGATGTTCAAAGATACCGAACATCTTCTCTTTCAACGGATATTTAGGAACTCCATAATGATGATACAATCCGGCCTGCGCAGCCCAGCATATATATAAAGTAGAAGTGACATGCGTACGTGCCCAATCAAAGATTTCCGTAATCTCATCCCAATAGGTCACCTCTTCGAAGTCCATCTGTTCTACAGGAGCTCCGGTGATAATCATACCATCATACTTCTCGTGACGCATCTGGTCAAAATCCGTATAGAACGTTTTCATGTGTTCTATCGGCGTATTCTTTGACGTGTGGCTCTTGATCTTCATAAATGAAATCTCCACCTGAAGAGGTGTATTGGAGAGTAAGCGCACCAAGTCCGTTTCCGTTGTAATTTTCAACGGCATCAGATTCAGAATCACAATCCGTAGCGGACGAATATCCTGTTGCGTAGCGCGGGAAGTATCAATAACAAAAATATTCTCTTCCTTCAAAAGCTCTATCGCAGGTAGTTTATCGGGTAAATTTAAAGGCATAATCGCTATATATTAGTAATTTGAGTGCAAAAATACGAAAAATATAGCAGATTATAGGGAGGTAGCTTATTTAGAAGACGTACAAATTAAGTCAATTTAAACATAGAAGCATAACAACCAATCAATAAAAGCCTTATTTTTGCCGGAGAAATTAGTACTAATAATTTAAATCTTAGAAAAATGGCATACGTAATTAGTGACGATTGTATTGCTTGCGGAACTTGCATTGACGAGTGTCCGGTAGAAGCTATCTCTGAAGGTGATATCTATTCTATCAACCCAGATGTATGTACTGAATGTGGTACTTGTGCAGACGTTTGTCCGTCTGAAGCAATTCATCCGGCTGAATAATACAAGTTACAAAAAGAGTATAGGCTGCTTTCTACGGAAGGCAGCCTTTTTTATTGCTCTACATTTTCTTGTTTTCTCCACCACAGATTACACACATGAACACAGATTATTTATATTCAACTGAAAAAAAATGGAACGATGTGTGCTCTCTTGAAAACAAAAAAATTCCCTTACTACACAACATGTTGTAGCAAGGGAATCACAATCTAAATATTTCTCAAACAATAAATATTCTTTTAATCTGTGTTCATCCGTGCAATCTGTGGTGAACTCTTATTTCAACTTAGCCAATGCTTCTTTGATACGACGGATAGCCTCTACGATATTTTCATCGCTTGTAGCATAACTCATACGGATACATTCAGGAGCACCGAAAGAGGCACCACCTACACAAGCCACGTGAGCTTCTTCAAGCAAGTACATTGCCAAATCATCTGAATCTGCAATCTTACGTTCGCCGTTGCTCTTTCCAAAGAAAGCATCGCATTTCGGAAACAGATAGAAAGCACCTTGCGGAACGTTTACCTCAAATCCCGGAATTTCCTTAGCCAACTTCACAATCAGGTCACGACGGCGTTGGAATGCTTTCTGCATTTCTTTTACCGGTTCTTGTGTTCCTGTATATGCAACTTCAGCCGCTTTTTGAGAAACAGAACAAGGACCTGAAGTGTACTGACCTTGCAACTTGTTGCAAGCTTTTACAATCCATTCCGGTCCGGCAATGAACCCGATTCTCCATCCTGTCATAGCGTAAGCCTTGGATACACCGTTTACAATCACTGTACGTTCCTTCATCTCTGGGAACTGAGCGATACTCTGATGCGCACCGATATAATTGATATGTTCGTAAATCTCGTCAGCGATTACTATCACCTGCGGATGTTTAGCCAATACAGCTGACAATCCAGCCAATTCTTCTTTCGTGTATACAGAACCTGTCGGATTAGACGGAGAACAAAGAATCAATGCTTTCGTCTTCGGGGTGATAGCCGCTTCCAGCTGTTCAGGAGTAATCTTGAAATCTTGTTCGATACCTGCCGAAACAATTACGGGAGTACCTTCTGCCATTTTCACCATTTCCGGGTAGCTTACCCAGTAAGGAGCCGGTACGATGACTTCGTCACCCGGATTTACCAATACAAGAATTGTATTACAAACAGATTGTTTGGCACCGTTGGCACACGAAATTTGAGCGGCTGTATATTCCAGACCGTTTTCTTTTTTCAGTTTCTCAACAATAGCATTGCGCAAAGCCGGATAACCCGGTACCGGAGAGTAACGAGAAAAGTTATCATCTATGGCTTTTTTCGCAGCTTCCTTGATGTGATCAGGAGTATTAAAATCCGGTTCTCCTACACTTAAGTTAATAACATCAATACCCTGTGCCTTGAGCTCGCTGCTCTTTTGCGACATGGCAAGCGTCGCCGATGGCGACAAGCTGTTCAAGCGATCTGACAATTGATTCATTTTGTATCTATTTTATTATTATTGAGTGAAAATCGTTGCAAAATAAGCGATAACATTTGATATATGAAAACAAATTAATGATTTACTTATTAAAATGCAAAGTATGTCCCATTCTTTCTTTCTTTGTTCGCAAGTATCGTTCATTATACGGATTAGGGACTGTTTCAACAGGTACATTTTCTACTATCTCCAATCCGTATGCTTCCAAGCCAACACGTTTCACCGGATTATTTGTCAAAAGTCTCATTTTGTGTACTCCCAGCTCACGAAGGATTTGTGCGCCTACTCCATAATCGCGTTCGTCGGCAAGGTGTCCCAAACAAATATTAGCGTCAACGGTATCCATACCGTCTTCCTGCAGTTTATAGGCTTTCATCTTTTCCATCAGACCGATGCCGCGTCCTTCCTGATTGAGGTAAATCACCACCCCTTTTCCTTCTTTTTCGATCATTTCCATCGCTTTATGCAGCTGCTCGCCACAGTCACAACGCTGTGAGCCAAGAATATCTCCGGTAGCACAAGAGGAGTGGACGCGTACCAAGATAGGTTCGTCTTCATTCCATGTTCCTTTAAATATAGCCATGTGCTCCAATCCGTTTGATTTCTGGCGGAAAGGAATCAGACGGAACTTTCCGTGTTCGGTAGGCATATCTACTTCTACTCCTTTTTCTACAATGGATTCCTGTTTCAGGCGATAAACGATCAGGTCACGGATAGAAATCAATTTCAATCCGTATTGGTCTGCCATCTGACGGAGTTCGGGCAAACGTGCCATTGTTCCGTCTTCACTCATGATTTCCATCAAGGCACCTGCGGGGTAAAGTCCTGCCAGACGAGCCATATCAATCGTAGCTTCTGTATGTCCGGCACGGCGAAGTACTCCTTTTTCTTGCGCATACAACGGATTGATATGTCCGGGACGTCCGAAAGTAGCCGGTGTAGAAGTCGGATCGGCCAACGCCTGAATAGTAGCGGCACGGTCGGAAGCGGAAACACCTGTTGTGCAGCCTTCCAGTTTGTCGATAGTAACCGTGAAAGGAGTTCCCAACACGGAAGTATTGTCACTTACTTGATGTGGTAAGTCCAACTCCTTGCAACGAGACACTGTGACAGGTGCACAAAGTACGCCA
The Bacteroides caecimuris DNA segment above includes these coding regions:
- a CDS encoding response regulator transcription factor, translating into MNTSPEIAIIEPNTLTCLGLKGILEEMIPMATIRIFRRFNELMDDTPDMYAHYFISAQVYVEHNAFFLPRKRKTIVLASDSPQFQLSGVPVLNIYEGEEELVKSILKLHQHAHHGGYPMKDMPPVPAQQPCQELLSAREIEVLVLLSKGLINKEIADKLNISLTTVITHRKNITEKLGIKSVSGLTIYAVMNGYIEVDRI
- a CDS encoding WD40-like domain containing protein, with product MKSILSSILLTLSLCGLFSACGNDDDSSQIQLVTDYGVTEAGQTLRPGDIVHIYGNGFQANDCVEYDFRWDTGEQMFPEGFRGPVAAEIAESRPDGIDVRMPYRMPPSRVDIFLRREGDRMLMGKILLSDGQTPKDFRLYALDSQRHTIDRIGADGTANASANVWDISTRPDFHSIANCVYTYGLCGLSKAHGIQQPFFLDFCTGEWRPLYTTGYGTLALVTGKHSMVSAFVRNQKGSYYLDNISADLEQSNYAVPTRMNVGSGSVMGSASPLPEGLSAEQFGDYPGVFAQDQRLLILLSAKIGEGKWAPVLYSPSRFHVQETVEADALIPFYFSVRLPATESGDTFATKVGYVVSDSADKGGSRFYLLDVPQSEWWTQEPFAVLRGKVISVSHNFERPGTFTVLSEKDGTYTVADYDWNQGEWQAPVHTATDMTYSAIAWGN
- a CDS encoding TonB-dependent receptor codes for the protein MKTKKIMIALMLLTAGTAWAENFPKDSLKIVDIEEVVVIATPKENRKLRDLPMAATVLSQENMRANQVNSVKKLTGIVPNLFIPDYGSKLTTSIYIRGIGSRINTPSVGLYVDNIPYIDKSAFDFNYADIERIDVLRGPQATLYGRNTMGGLIKVHTKSPFTYQGTDIRMGAATYNDYNISLTHYHRLSDRFAFSTGGFYEHTGGFFENSARDNEKVDKSNAGGGRFRGIYLPTSNLKIGLALSYEYSDQGGYPYYYTGITPSAIAKAKEKGKEMTEDRADYIGKISYNDRSSYRRGLLNTGVNIEYQAQNFILSAVTGYQNLNDRMFLDQDFTEKAIYTLEQKQKSNTISEEIVFKSKANKRYQWATGVFGLYQTLNTKGPVTFWEDGVKNVIEGNVNNIFDGMKPSAPKLHLAVNNPTLLVGGDFSTPIWNAGVFHQSTLNDLFVKGLSFTIGLRLDYEKMSMKYTSVSDPTDFNFSMKMMAPPPMPSMSLEAKNLLANAGYDGKISDDYVQLLPKFALQYEWGKRNNVYATVSKGYRSGGYNVQMFSDLISGDLKNSMIDAIKESDEFSKFAAMIDQYVEKDEVPEVKEATRYKPEYSWNYEVGSHLTLWEGKLWADLSAFYMDMHDQQISQFAASGLGRTTLNAGKSRSYGAEASLRANLTNKLSLNVSYGYTYATFTDYVEYEKDKEGKLTIKDDYNGKYVPFVPKHTLNIGGEYAITCSPRSIFDRVVFQANYNAAGRIYWTEQNDVSQSFYGTLNWRTNLEIGDAMISFWARNFLNKDYAAFYFETMNKGFMQKGRPMQFGIDLRCRF
- a CDS encoding GNAT family N-acetyltransferase; amino-acid sequence: MEIRSTEIKDLPLVMEIYDYARAFMRATGNTTQWIDGYPSEVLIRQEIEEGHSFVCADEQGVISGTFCFILGDDPTYQHIYEGAWLNDEPYGVVHRLATNGTRKGVAAACLDWCFQRMPNVRVDTHRDNKVMQHILEKHGFQRCGIIYVKDGTERIAYQKIRTMVVRE
- a CDS encoding peptidase U32 family protein, with amino-acid sequence MIKQRKIELLAPAKKLECGIEAINHGADAVYIGAPKFGARAAAVNSLEDIEALVQHAHLYHARIYVTVNTILKEEELKETEEMIHALYRIGVDALIVQDMGITKLNLPPIPLHASTQMDNRTPEKVKFLWEAGFRQVVLARELSLREIKKIHENCPEVPLEVFVHGALCVSYSGQCYVSQACFGRSANRGECAQFCRLPFSLVDVDGKVIVKDKHLLSLKDMNQSDELEQLLDAGASSFKIEGRLKDVSYVKNVTAAYRQKLDAIFARRPEYVRASSGTCNFEFKPQLDKSFSRGFTHYFLHGRDKEIFSFNTPKSLGEEMGTVKEIRGNYLTVAGLKSFNNGDGVCYIDEQGRLQGFRINRVDSNKLYPQEMPRIKPRTTLYRNFDQEFERVLSRKSAERKIAVSILFADNEFGFSLTLTDEDDNSVTLSLSREKELARTPQTENLKTQLAKLGNTPFEAKEIKISFAKNWFLPVSVLADFRRQATDKLIAARRINYRQELAMWKQTDHAFPQTALTYLGNVMNSRAVSFYEEHGVQRVAMAYEKAAVEDAVLMFCKHCLRYSMGWCPIHQRVRSPYKEPYYLVSNDGKRFRLEFDCKHCQMKVKAEQ
- the metA gene encoding homoserine O-succinyltransferase, with protein sequence MPLNLPDKLPAIELLKEENIFVIDTSRATQQDIRPLRIVILNLMPLKITTETDLVRLLSNTPLQVEISFMKIKSHTSKNTPIEHMKTFYTDFDQMRHEKYDGMIITGAPVEQMDFEEVTYWDEITEIFDWARTHVTSTLYICWAAQAGLYHHYGVPKYPLKEKMFGIFEHRVLEPFHSIFRGFDDCFYVPHSRHTEVRREDILKVPELTLLSESEDAGVYMAMARGGREFFVTGHSEYSPLTLDTEYRRDLNKGLPIEMPRNYYIDNDPEKGPLVRWRAHANLLFSNWLNYFVYQETPYNINDIQ
- a CDS encoding DUF362 domain-containing protein; translation: MAYVISDDCIACGTCIDECPVEAISEGDIYSINPDVCTECGTCADVCPSEAIHPAE